DNA from Evansella sp. LMS18:
TTACTCCGTTAATCCCTGACAGATCACTGCAGTGAGCCATTAACCCGTTCACCAATGTACCTGAATAGTGGCCGGGAGCGGGGTGTACTACCATCCCGCGAGGCTTGTTTACAACAAGCACATCCGAGTCCTCGTAAATAATGTCAAGATCCATCTCTTCCGCTTCCACATTCAGAGGCTGGAGCTCCGGTTCATTTATTTCGATCTCATCTCCGGCAACCACTTTATATTTATTTTTTACCGTTTCTCCGTTCACTTTAATATTCCCGTCTTTTATCCATTGCTGGATGAGGGAACGTGACCAGTCAGGATACTGGTCTGAGATAAATTTATCAATTCGGACCCCGCCAGCTTCTGCTTTTAAAAAATAAGTTTCCATTTTTATGACTTCCCTTGCTCTTTTTCTTCTTTTATCACATGGATAATCAGCATAATTACCCCGACTACAAGGGCAGAATCAGCCACGTTAAAAATAGGGTAATTATAATTGAAAATATATACGTCAAGAAAATCTACAACTTCACCGAAAAGTACACGGTCAATAAAATTACCGATAGCTCCGCCTAAAACAAGGCCCAGGGAAATTCCGAACAAACGGTTTTGCCTTCCATACACCTGGATGTAATAGACAACAACTCCAACCACTATGATGGTGGCGATATAAAAGAGCCACATCTGCCCCTGAAGAATTCCGAACGCCGCCCCTGCATTTCTGTGGGAGGTAAGATAAAAGAACCCTTCAATAATCGGGATACTTTCTCTTATTTCCATATTCTGTACTACGAGCCATTTCGTAAACTGATCTATTACTAAAACACTAAAAGCAATTAAATAAAAGATCACGTATTCTCCCCCATTCAAAACATATATCCTTATGCATTTTAGCATACAGGGCCTGCACAAACAATTGATATATAGGCAGGCAAGTTTTATTTTTGGGTTTATTTTGGCGTGTGAGGGAAAATTCTCATGCAGACGGCGTTAAAATTTGAGGCGTCTGCTTTGTGAAATATCTTTCCCTAGTTTCGGTGTTCTATTAGTTATTGGCGTAGGGATTGGCGCGGGGTTTGGCGCGGGGTTTGTGGATCCAGGAAGCACGGGTTCAGGAAGCATGGGGTCAGGAACGTTGGTGCGAGGTCGGGGAGCGGGTCCAGGAACGCTGGCCCGAGGTAGGGGAGCTTCTTTTTTCACTTGTTTACTACGGTTTACTCACGTTTTTATCCTGGCACCTGTGGACCGGGTGCACTCGTACCCGGTTCGTTGGTGCCTCGTTGAGCAGCTTCTTTTTTCGCACGCTGACTCCCGTATACTCATGTTTTTATCCTGGCACTTTGGTTCCAGGTACCTCGGTTCCAGGAACGTTGGTGCCACGTTGAGCAGCTTCTTTTTTCGCACGCTGACTCCCGTTTCCTCATGTTTTTATCCTGGCACTTTGGTTCCAGGAACCCCGGTTCCAGGAACGTTGGTGCCACGTTGAACAGCTTCTTTTTTCGTCCGCTTACTCCCGTTTCCTCATGTTTTTATCCTGGCACTTTGGTTCCAGGTACCCAGGTTTCAGGAACGTTGGTGCCACGTTGAGAAGCTTCTTTTTTCGTCCGCTTACTCCCGTTTCCTCATGTTTTTATCCTGGCACTTTGGTGCCAGGAACGTTGGTGCCATGTTGAGAAGCTTCTTTTTTCGTCCGTTTACTCCTGTTTACTCATGTTTTTATCCTGGCACTTTGGTTCCAGGTACCTCGGTTCCAGGAACGTTGGTGCCACGTTGAGCAGCTTCTTTTTTCGCACGCTTACTCCCGTTTCCTCATGTTTTTATCCTGGCACTTTGGTTCCAGGAACCCCGGTTCCAGGAACGTTGGTGCCATGTTGAGAAGCTTCTTTTTTCGTCCGCTTACTCCCGTTTACTCATGTTTTTATCCTGGCACCTTGGTTCCAGGTACCCAGGTGCCAAGAACCAAGGTGCCACGTTGAGCAGCTTCTTTTTTCGTCCGCTTACTCCTGTTTACTCATGTTTTTATCCTGGCACTTCGGTTCCAGGAACCCAGGTGCCAGGTTGCCGAAATACCAACACCTGATTCAAAGGTTAAGGTTAACCCTCACCACCTACCCGCATGCGCATCCAACCATCTAACCCCCACCTCCCCACCACAAAAAAAACTGCACCTTTACAGTGCAGTTTTTTCAAAATTATTCGTAATGGTTAGCAACAATGTCAGCGCAGCTGCTGCAGAGGGCCGGGTGTTTTTCGTCGTCTCCGACTGTAGTTGATACAACCCAGCAGCGTTCGCATTTTTCTCCTTCTGCGAATACTACGTTTACCGATAAATGATCGTATGCTTTTGCTTCTGCAGGCGCATCGTCTTTAGAGGCAACTTTAGCACTTGAAGTAATAAACAGTTTGTTCAGTCCGTCAATATTATCGAGGAGTTCTTTTGCTTTTCCTTCAGCAAAAATCTGAACTTCTGCTTCCAGGCTTTTCTTAATGCCTTTATCTTTGCGTGCTTCCTCTAATGCTTTAAGGACATCGTCGCGAAGTTCCATGAAGTAATCCCACTTGTCTGTAAGTTCGCTGGCGTTGTCAAACTCTTTTGTTTCCGGCATGTCTGTCAGCTGGACACTGTCTTCTTCCACACCAGGGATGAGCTTCCATACTTCATCTGTAGTATGAGAAAGAATTGGTGACATTAACTTAGTAAGCGCAACAAGTGTCTCATACATTACTGTCTGGATGCCGCGGCGGTCTGGGTGGTCCGCATGCTGGATGTACAATGTATCCTTGGCGATATCCATATAGAAAGAGCTTAGCTCTATTGTACAGAAGTTGTGCACTTTGTTATATACATTGGCAAATTGGTATTCGTCATAGCCCTTCTTCGCGTCACGTACAAGATTATTCAGCTTAACCAGCATGTAACGGTCAAGTTCTGAAAGATTTTCATAGCTTACTGTGTTTTCTGCCGGGTTAAAATCGTGCAGGTTTCCAAGCATGAATCGGAATGTGTTTCTGATTTTTCTGTACACTTCAGCAACCTGCTTAAGAATATTATCGGAAACACGCACATCAGCCTGGTAATCTACAGAAGCTACCCATAGACGGAGAATATCTGCTCCCAGCTGTTTCATAACCTTATCAGGCACGATGACGTTACCAACAGACTTACTCATTTTTCTGCCTTCGCCGTCCAGTGTAAAACCATGGCTCAATACCGATTTATACGGAGCTTTTCCAGTAACAGCTACAGCTGTGGACAGAGAAGAGTTAAACCAGCCCCGGTACTGGTCTGAACCTTCCAGGTACATATCTGCCGGTCGCTGAAGATCATCTCTTTCAACCAGAACAGACTGGTGGGATGAACCAGAGTCAAACCAGACATCCATAATATCCGTTTCTTTTGTGAAAGTTCCGTTCGGGCTGTGTTCGGACGTAAAGCCTTCAGGAAGAAGATCTTTCGCTTCTCTTTCAAACCAGATGTTAGAACCGTGCTCACGGAATAAACCAGAGACGTGGTCAATTGTCTCATCTGTAATAATCGGCTCGCCGTTTTCACCGTAGAAAATCGGAATCGGCACTCCCCACGCACGCTGGCGGGAAATACACCAGTCTCCCCGGTCACGAACCATATTATAAAGTCTTGTTTCACCCCATTTAGGTATCCAGTTTACCCCGTTGATTTCACGAAGAAGATCTTCGCGGAAATCTTTGATGGAAGCAAACCACTGGGAAGTTGCCCGGAAAATTACCGGCTTTTTCGTTCTCCAGTCATGTGGATAAGAGTGAGTCATGAAATTAAGTTTCAGGAGCGCCCCAACTTCCTGCAGCTTCTCCGTGATTGGTTTGTTTGCTGTATCATAGAAAAGACCTTCGAACATTGGTGCTTCAGAAGTAAAGACACCTTTATCATCGACTGGAGTCAAAACATCGAGGCCGTATTTCTGGCCGATAATGTAATCATCTTCCCCGTGGCCAGGTGCAGTATGGACACAGCCTGTTCCTGCTTCAAGCGTTACATGCTCTCCAAGCATAACCAGGGATTCACGATCATAAAACGGGTGCTTAGCAACAGTTTTATCGAGCTCAGAACCTTTTATGGTTTTCAGAACTTCAAGGTTTTCCCATTCCAGCTCTTTCTCAAGATCTTCAAGAAGCCCTTGTGCAACAATGTATTTTTCCCCGCTGACTTTAACAACCGCATAGTCCAGCTCAGGATGGACAGCAATTCCTAAGTTTGCCGGAATCGTCCATGGTGTTGTTGTCCAGATTACATATTTTTCGTCGCCATCCAGAACACCTTTTCCGTCTTTTACTTCAAATGTCACATAAATAGACGGGGAGCGTTTGTCCTGGTACTCGATTTCCGCTTCCGCTAAAGCTGATTCAGAAGAAGGAGACCAGTAAACAGGCTTCTTGCCTTTATAAATGTAACCCTTTTTGGCCATATCACCGAAAACCTTTATTTGCTGCGCCTCATACTCAGGGTGAAGGGTAACATAAGGGTTTTCCCAGTCACCGCGAACACCGAGACGTTTAAACTGCTCCCTCTGGCTGTCGATCTGCCCGAGAGCATATTCTTCACATTTCTGGCGGAACTCCGCGACGCTTAATTTCTTTCGGTCGACTTTCCCCTTCTTTGTGAGAGCTGTTTCGATTGGCAGTCCGTGTGTATCCCATCCAGGGACGTATGGAGCATGGAAGCCTGCCATGGATTTATAGCGGACGATGAAATCTTTTAAAACTTTATTAAGGGCGTGGCCCATGTGGATATCACCGTTCGCATACGGAGGTCCGTCGTGAAGTACGAAAAGCGGGCGCCCTTCCGTTCTGTTCTGTACTTTCTCATATATCTTTTGTTCTTCCCATTCCTGTT
Protein-coding regions in this window:
- the lspA gene encoding signal peptidase II, with protein sequence MIFYLIAFSVLVIDQFTKWLVVQNMEIRESIPIIEGFFYLTSHRNAGAAFGILQGQMWLFYIATIIVVGVVVYYIQVYGRQNRLFGISLGLVLGGAIGNFIDRVLFGEVVDFLDVYIFNYNYPIFNVADSALVVGVIMLIIHVIKEEKEQGKS
- the ileS gene encoding isoleucine--tRNA ligase; the encoded protein is MDYKDTLLMPKTEFPMRGNLPNREPGMQQEWEEQKIYEKVQNRTEGRPLFVLHDGPPYANGDIHMGHALNKVLKDFIVRYKSMAGFHAPYVPGWDTHGLPIETALTKKGKVDRKKLSVAEFRQKCEEYALGQIDSQREQFKRLGVRGDWENPYVTLHPEYEAQQIKVFGDMAKKGYIYKGKKPVYWSPSSESALAEAEIEYQDKRSPSIYVTFEVKDGKGVLDGDEKYVIWTTTPWTIPANLGIAVHPELDYAVVKVSGEKYIVAQGLLEDLEKELEWENLEVLKTIKGSELDKTVAKHPFYDRESLVMLGEHVTLEAGTGCVHTAPGHGEDDYIIGQKYGLDVLTPVDDKGVFTSEAPMFEGLFYDTANKPITEKLQEVGALLKLNFMTHSYPHDWRTKKPVIFRATSQWFASIKDFREDLLREINGVNWIPKWGETRLYNMVRDRGDWCISRQRAWGVPIPIFYGENGEPIITDETIDHVSGLFREHGSNIWFEREAKDLLPEGFTSEHSPNGTFTKETDIMDVWFDSGSSHQSVLVERDDLQRPADMYLEGSDQYRGWFNSSLSTAVAVTGKAPYKSVLSHGFTLDGEGRKMSKSVGNVIVPDKVMKQLGADILRLWVASVDYQADVRVSDNILKQVAEVYRKIRNTFRFMLGNLHDFNPAENTVSYENLSELDRYMLVKLNNLVRDAKKGYDEYQFANVYNKVHNFCTIELSSFYMDIAKDTLYIQHADHPDRRGIQTVMYETLVALTKLMSPILSHTTDEVWKLIPGVEEDSVQLTDMPETKEFDNASELTDKWDYFMELRDDVLKALEEARKDKGIKKSLEAEVQIFAEGKAKELLDNIDGLNKLFITSSAKVASKDDAPAEAKAYDHLSVNVVFAEGEKCERCWVVSTTVGDDEKHPALCSSCADIVANHYE